A genomic segment from Panthera tigris isolate Pti1 chromosome A1, P.tigris_Pti1_mat1.1, whole genome shotgun sequence encodes:
- the TPT1 gene encoding translationally-controlled tumor protein, whose amino-acid sequence MIIYRDLISHDEMFSDIYKIREIADGLCLEVEGKMVSRTEGNIDDSLIGGNASAEGPEGEGTESTVITGVDIVMNHHLQETSFTKEAYKKYIKDYMKSIKGKLEEQRPERVKPFMTGAAEQIKHILANFKNYQFFIGENMNPDGMVALLDYREDGVTPYMIFFKDGLEMEKC is encoded by the exons ATGATCATCTACCGGGACCTCATCAGCC ATGATGAGATGTTCTCCGACATCTACAAGATCCGGGAGATCGCGGACGGGCTGTGcctggaggtggaggggaag ATGGTCAGTAGGACAGAGGGTAACATTGATGACTCGCTCATTGGTGGAAATGCCTCCGCCGAAGGCCCTGAGGGCGAAGGTACCGAGAGCACAGTAATCACTGGTGTGGATATTGTCATGAACCATCACTTGCAGGAAACCAGCTTCACAAAGGAAGCCTACAAGAAGTACATCAAAGATTACATGAAATC AATCAAAGGCAAGCTTGAAGAACAGAGGCCAGAAAGAGTAAAACCTTTTATGACAGGGGCTGCAGAACAAATCAAGCACATCCTTGCTAATTTCAAAAACTACCAG TTCTTTATTGGTGAAAACATGAACCCGGACGGCATGGTTGCCCTGCTGGACTACCGCGAGGATGGTGTGACCCCATATATGATCTTCTTTAAGGACGGTTTAGAGATGGAAAAATGT TAA